CTATCACCCGATGGAAGAATTTTAAATGGTATATCTATGGAGAGAAATAGGTTACGTGAAGTAAAAGATAGGGCAGACAATATAATAGATACTTCAGAACTTGCAACTAGGGAACTTAGAGAAGCTATAAATGAAATATATGGTGAAGAAGGGCAAATAGAAAATCAACTTATTATAACTGTATTATCTTTTGGATTTAAGTATGGAATTCCTTTAGATTCTGATTTAGTATTTGATGTAAGATTTTTACCTAATCCTTATTATATAAAAGAACTTAAACAATATTCTGGTAAAGATAAAAAAGTAAATGATTATGTAATGAGTTTTGATGTAACAAATAAGTTTGTAAATAGATTAGAAGATATGTTAGATTTTTTGATACCAAATTACTTTAAAGAAGGTAAAAGACAATTAATAATTTCTATAGGCTGTACTGGAGGAAGACATCGTTCAGTAGCTATTGCTAATGCTATATATGAAGGATTAAAATCAAAAGGACATAAAGTAAATATAGACCATAGAGATATAAATGAAGATATTCATAAAGGCGGTAAAAAGCTATGAAGCTTATAGACTGGTTAAGGCCTGGTATAAGAGTTAAACGATGGGTATTATTAGCTATTATGGGAATACTTTTAATAGTGTTTGGTATGTTAGAGTTTGTTAGAAATAGATTTTATAGTAATTACTATATAGCTTTTTATGTATTTTTAATAGGATCTGGGGTATTTGTGTTATATATATCTGTAACTCAAGGTATGAAATCAATAATAGCTTTAGTTAACAAGGGCTATTTAAACATATCCTTAGATTCTAAAAAACTAGAGAATTTAATATATGAAAAGAGACTATTGGTTAAAGGACCTAAAATAGTTGCTATAGGTGGGGGAACAGGTTTGTCTACCATGCTAAGAGGACTTAAATATTATACTTCAAACATAACAGCTATTGTTACAGTTGCAGATGATGGTGGTGGATCTGGTGAACTAAGAGAGGATTTAGGTATGCTGCCTCCAGGAGACATAAGAAATTGTATATTAGCACTATCAGATACAGAACCTTTAATGGAGGAACTTTTACAATATAGATTTACAGATGGAAGGCTTAAAAATCAAAGCTTCGGTAATCTATTTTTAGCTGCTATGGATGGAATATCTAATAATTTTGAAGAAGCAGTTCAAAAAGTTAGTTCTGTTTTAGCTGTTACAGGAAAGGTTGTACCGGTCACTTTAGAAAATATAGTGTTAAAGGCTAAGTTAAAAAACAATATGATAGTAGAAGGAGAATCCAATATACCAGAAAAGAGTCTACAGTATCATAGTAAAATAGAAAAGGTATTTATAGAGCCAGAGAATGCTAAGGCTTTAACTGAGGCTGTTACAGCTATAAAAGAAGCAGATGCTATTATACTTGGACCTGGAAGCCTTTATACCAGTGTAATTCCTAATTTATTAATAAAAGATATCACAGAAGCTTTAAAAAAGACAAAGGCTCCTAAAATATATATATCAAATATAATGACTCAACCAGGAGAAACAGACAATTTTACTGTTTCAGATCATATAAAAACCATAAATAAACATTGTCATGGGAAATTGGTTGATTATGTAATAGTTAATGTAGGTCAAATAGATAAAGAATTAGAAGAGAAATATAAAAAGAAAAAATCTAAATTAGTAAAAATTGATGAAGAGAAAATAAGAGAATTAAATGTAGATGTAATAGGAGGCAATTTCTTAAAAGTTAAAAATGAATTAATAAGACACAATTCTGAAAAACTTGCTTCTATATTGATAGAAACCATAATGGAAAAGAAATTGTTATATGATAAGAAGAAAATAATAGAATACTTCTATTTGTCAGAAAGATTAAAGGAAAATAAAAATAAGCAGAGGTAGAGAACTATGTCTTTTTCATTGAAAGTAAAAAATGAAGTATGTAAATATGTGGAGATAAATAAACAAGAAGCCATAGCAGAATTATCAGCAATAATGAAAGTAAGTGGTACATTGTTATTTACCAATAAACAATTTAACTTTAAAATAACTACAGAAAATGCAGCTATAGCTAGATTGGTTTTTAAAATTTTAAAAGAACATTTTGGTATTCATACAGAAATAATGATAAAGAAAAATAATTCTTTAAAAAAGAATAATATATATATAATATTAATATCTGAAGAAGAGGGAGTAAAATTTTTATTAAAAGAGGTTGGCATAATAAAAGAAACTATAAATGTATTTAGTTTAGATTATAATATACCTGAAAACATTATAGAATGTGATGAATGCAGGAGAGCTTATATAAGAGGGGCCTTTTTAGGAGGAGGAAGTATAAGTAACCCAGAAAAAACTTATCATTTAGAATTTGTTACTCATAATGAAGAATATGCTAAGGATTTAAGTGATTTAATAAATTCATATAATTTGAATTCTAAAGTAATAAAGAGAAAAAATAGTTATATAATCTATTTAAAAGAAGGAGAACAGATAGTAGACTTATTAAATATAATAGGAGCTCATGCTTCATTATTAGAATTAGAGAATGTTAGAATAATGAAGGAAATGAGAAACAATGTTAATAGATTGGTAAACTGTGAAACCGCTAATCTAAGCAAGACTGTTAATGCTGCTGTAAGACAAGTAGAAAGTATAAAATTTATAGAAAGAGAAATAGGATTGGGAAGATTGCCTAAAAATTTAAGAGACGTAGCAGAGCTAAGGATTAAATATCCTGATGAATCCTTAAGAGAGTTAGGAAAGATGCTAAATCCACCTGTAGGGAAATCAGGGGTTAATCACAGATTAAGAAGAATAGAGAAGATTGCAGATGAATTGAAACAAGGAATTTAAAATAAAAAATAACATAGTATTTTGTAAAAGAGAGTGTTTTAAAAATTATTTTATTGGATAGCACTCTCTTTGTTTGAGTTATATAAAATTTAAGATTATAATAAAATAACAAAGAATAAAAATTCAGTTTTAGAGTTTGCATTTCCTTGGGAAGGAGGTTAACCATGGAAAAAGATAAATTTGATATAAAGAAACCAGAGTGGGTAAGCTTACATCAACATACAGGATATTCATTATTGGACTCTTCAGCAAAAATATCAAATCTTATAAAAAGAGCAAAAGAGTTTGGCATGAAGAGTATTGCTATTACAGATCACGGAGTTATGTATGGTTGTGTAGAATTTTATAAAGAAGCGATAAAAC
Above is a window of Clostridium sporogenes DNA encoding:
- the rapZ gene encoding RNase adapter RapZ, producing MRFVIVTGLSGAGKTQAIRSLEDLGFFCVDNLPPTLIPKFAEACYQTEGKIKKIALVIDIRGGKFFDDLFQSLKYLKEEGYKYEILFLDASDEVLIKRFKESRRKHPLSPDGRILNGISMERNRLREVKDRADNIIDTSELATRELREAINEIYGEEGQIENQLIITVLSFGFKYGIPLDSDLVFDVRFLPNPYYIKELKQYSGKDKKVNDYVMSFDVTNKFVNRLEDMLDFLIPNYFKEGKRQLIISIGCTGGRHRSVAIANAIYEGLKSKGHKVNIDHRDINEDIHKGGKKL
- a CDS encoding YvcK family protein; protein product: MKLIDWLRPGIRVKRWVLLAIMGILLIVFGMLEFVRNRFYSNYYIAFYVFLIGSGVFVLYISVTQGMKSIIALVNKGYLNISLDSKKLENLIYEKRLLVKGPKIVAIGGGTGLSTMLRGLKYYTSNITAIVTVADDGGGSGELREDLGMLPPGDIRNCILALSDTEPLMEELLQYRFTDGRLKNQSFGNLFLAAMDGISNNFEEAVQKVSSVLAVTGKVVPVTLENIVLKAKLKNNMIVEGESNIPEKSLQYHSKIEKVFIEPENAKALTEAVTAIKEADAIILGPGSLYTSVIPNLLIKDITEALKKTKAPKIYISNIMTQPGETDNFTVSDHIKTINKHCHGKLVDYVIVNVGQIDKELEEKYKKKKSKLVKIDEEKIRELNVDVIGGNFLKVKNELIRHNSEKLASILIETIMEKKLLYDKKKIIEYFYLSERLKENKNKQR
- the whiA gene encoding DNA-binding protein WhiA, with protein sequence MSFSLKVKNEVCKYVEINKQEAIAELSAIMKVSGTLLFTNKQFNFKITTENAAIARLVFKILKEHFGIHTEIMIKKNNSLKKNNIYIILISEEEGVKFLLKEVGIIKETINVFSLDYNIPENIIECDECRRAYIRGAFLGGGSISNPEKTYHLEFVTHNEEYAKDLSDLINSYNLNSKVIKRKNSYIIYLKEGEQIVDLLNIIGAHASLLELENVRIMKEMRNNVNRLVNCETANLSKTVNAAVRQVESIKFIEREIGLGRLPKNLRDVAELRIKYPDESLRELGKMLNPPVGKSGVNHRLRRIEKIADELKQGI